In Capsicum annuum cultivar UCD-10X-F1 chromosome 11, UCD10Xv1.1, whole genome shotgun sequence, one genomic interval encodes:
- the LOC107847875 gene encoding chaperone protein dnaJ 16 isoform X2: MPGHKSKSEKGEGEKCLRRDPYEVLGVSRNSTDQEIKSSYRKLALKYHPDKNANDPKAADMFKEVTFSYNILSDPDKRRQYDSAGFEAVESESQELELDLSSLGTVNTMFAALFSKLGVPIKTTVSATVLEEALNGSVPIQPLPLGQPLCRKVEKQSAHFYSVAITEKETKGGLVCRVHSREKSKFKEDSSKTGKVTSAGMYFLGFPVYHMDQTQTLVPASKDPDSAFFKKLDGFQPCEITELKAGTHVFAVYGDNFFKSVSYSIEVVCAAPFIEEKENLRAIEAQILSKRVELSKFETEYREVLAQFTEMTSRYAQEMQTIDELLKHRNEIHASYTTLPAMKRSSSIRSKNKGGLKEASVDGPLREKKPSRDRTKKKKWFNIPLKVDKRKPC; the protein is encoded by the exons ATGCCAGGGCATAAGTCAAAATCAGAAAAGGGTGAAGGAGAAAAGTGTTTAAGGAGAGACCCTTATGAGGTTTTAGGTGTTTCAAGGAATTCTACAGATCAAGAAATCAAAAGTTCTTACAGAAAATTAGCTTTGAA GTATCATCCTGACAAGAATGCAAATGACCCTAAAGCAGCGGACATGTTCAAGGAGGTCACTTTTTCGTATAACATTTTATCTGATCCAGATAAAAGGCGTCAATATGACTCAGCTGGCTTTGAG GCTGTTGAGTCAGAAAGCCAAGAATTGGAGCTTGATCTTTCAAGTTTAGGAACCGTGAATACTATGTTTGCTGCTCTTTTCAG TAAGCTTGGTGTACCAATAAAAACCACAGTCTCTGCAACTGTTCTAGAGGAAGCGTTAAATGGTTCAGTACCCATTCAACCACTTCCACTTGGGCAACCTTTGTGTAGGAAG GTAGAAAAGCAATCTGCTCACTTCTACTCTGTTGCCATAACAGAAAAGGAAACAAAAGGGGGCCTTGTTTGCCGTGTTCATTCACGAGAAAAGAGCAAATTTAAG GAAGATAGTTCAAAAACGGGAAAAGTCACATCTGCCGGCATGTATTTTCTTGGTTTTCCAGTTTATCACATGGATCAAACCCAGACCTTG GTACCAGCCTCAAAGGATCCAGACTCTGCATTTTTCAAGAAACTGGATGGATTTCAACCATGCGAGATAACTGAGCTAAAAGCTGGCACTCATGTCTTCGCAGTTTATG GtgacaatttttttaaaagtgtgaGCTACAGCATCGAAGTTGTATGTGCAGCACCTTTTATCGAGGAAAAAGAAAACCTTAGAGCAATAGAAgctcaaattttatcaaaaaggGTGGAACTGTCTAAATTTGAAACAGAATATAGGGAG GTCTTAGCACAATTTACCGAGATGACTAGTAGATATGCACAAGAAATGCAAACT ATTGACGAACTTCTAAAGCACCGCAATGAAATTCATGCTTCCTATACAACTCTTCCCGCGATGAAACGTAGCAGTAGCATTCGAAGTAAGAACAAAGGTGGATTAAAGGAGGCTAGTGTAGATGGCCCATTAAGAGAAAAGAAGCCTTCAAGAGACcggacgaagaagaagaagtggTTCAACATTCCCTTAAAGGTTGACAAAAGGAAACCTTGTTAG
- the LOC107847875 gene encoding chaperone protein dnaJ 16 isoform X1 has product MPGHKSKSEKGEGEKCLRRDPYEVLGVSRNSTDQEIKSSYRKLALKYHPDKNANDPKAADMFKEVTFSYNILSDPDKRRQYDSAGFEAVESESQELELDLSSLGTVNTMFAALFSKLGVPIKTTVSATVLEEALNGSVPIQPLPLGQPLCRKVEKQSAHFYSVAITEKETKGGLVCRVHSREKSKFKLLYFDQEESGGLSLALQEDSSKTGKVTSAGMYFLGFPVYHMDQTQTLVPASKDPDSAFFKKLDGFQPCEITELKAGTHVFAVYGDNFFKSVSYSIEVVCAAPFIEEKENLRAIEAQILSKRVELSKFETEYREVLAQFTEMTSRYAQEMQTIDELLKHRNEIHASYTTLPAMKRSSSIRSKNKGGLKEASVDGPLREKKPSRDRTKKKKWFNIPLKVDKRKPC; this is encoded by the exons ATGCCAGGGCATAAGTCAAAATCAGAAAAGGGTGAAGGAGAAAAGTGTTTAAGGAGAGACCCTTATGAGGTTTTAGGTGTTTCAAGGAATTCTACAGATCAAGAAATCAAAAGTTCTTACAGAAAATTAGCTTTGAA GTATCATCCTGACAAGAATGCAAATGACCCTAAAGCAGCGGACATGTTCAAGGAGGTCACTTTTTCGTATAACATTTTATCTGATCCAGATAAAAGGCGTCAATATGACTCAGCTGGCTTTGAG GCTGTTGAGTCAGAAAGCCAAGAATTGGAGCTTGATCTTTCAAGTTTAGGAACCGTGAATACTATGTTTGCTGCTCTTTTCAG TAAGCTTGGTGTACCAATAAAAACCACAGTCTCTGCAACTGTTCTAGAGGAAGCGTTAAATGGTTCAGTACCCATTCAACCACTTCCACTTGGGCAACCTTTGTGTAGGAAG GTAGAAAAGCAATCTGCTCACTTCTACTCTGTTGCCATAACAGAAAAGGAAACAAAAGGGGGCCTTGTTTGCCGTGTTCATTCACGAGAAAAGAGCAAATTTAAG CTATTGTACTTTGACCAAGAAGAAAGTGGTGGACTGAGCCTTGCATTACAG GAAGATAGTTCAAAAACGGGAAAAGTCACATCTGCCGGCATGTATTTTCTTGGTTTTCCAGTTTATCACATGGATCAAACCCAGACCTTG GTACCAGCCTCAAAGGATCCAGACTCTGCATTTTTCAAGAAACTGGATGGATTTCAACCATGCGAGATAACTGAGCTAAAAGCTGGCACTCATGTCTTCGCAGTTTATG GtgacaatttttttaaaagtgtgaGCTACAGCATCGAAGTTGTATGTGCAGCACCTTTTATCGAGGAAAAAGAAAACCTTAGAGCAATAGAAgctcaaattttatcaaaaaggGTGGAACTGTCTAAATTTGAAACAGAATATAGGGAG GTCTTAGCACAATTTACCGAGATGACTAGTAGATATGCACAAGAAATGCAAACT ATTGACGAACTTCTAAAGCACCGCAATGAAATTCATGCTTCCTATACAACTCTTCCCGCGATGAAACGTAGCAGTAGCATTCGAAGTAAGAACAAAGGTGGATTAAAGGAGGCTAGTGTAGATGGCCCATTAAGAGAAAAGAAGCCTTCAAGAGACcggacgaagaagaagaagtggTTCAACATTCCCTTAAAGGTTGACAAAAGGAAACCTTGTTAG
- the LOC107847875 gene encoding chaperone protein dnaJ 16 isoform X3: protein MFKEVTFSYNILSDPDKRRQYDSAGFEAVESESQELELDLSSLGTVNTMFAALFSKLGVPIKTTVSATVLEEALNGSVPIQPLPLGQPLCRKVEKQSAHFYSVAITEKETKGGLVCRVHSREKSKFKLLYFDQEESGGLSLALQEDSSKTGKVTSAGMYFLGFPVYHMDQTQTLVPASKDPDSAFFKKLDGFQPCEITELKAGTHVFAVYGDNFFKSVSYSIEVVCAAPFIEEKENLRAIEAQILSKRVELSKFETEYREVLAQFTEMTSRYAQEMQTIDELLKHRNEIHASYTTLPAMKRSSSIRSKNKGGLKEASVDGPLREKKPSRDRTKKKKWFNIPLKVDKRKPC from the exons ATGTTCAAGGAGGTCACTTTTTCGTATAACATTTTATCTGATCCAGATAAAAGGCGTCAATATGACTCAGCTGGCTTTGAG GCTGTTGAGTCAGAAAGCCAAGAATTGGAGCTTGATCTTTCAAGTTTAGGAACCGTGAATACTATGTTTGCTGCTCTTTTCAG TAAGCTTGGTGTACCAATAAAAACCACAGTCTCTGCAACTGTTCTAGAGGAAGCGTTAAATGGTTCAGTACCCATTCAACCACTTCCACTTGGGCAACCTTTGTGTAGGAAG GTAGAAAAGCAATCTGCTCACTTCTACTCTGTTGCCATAACAGAAAAGGAAACAAAAGGGGGCCTTGTTTGCCGTGTTCATTCACGAGAAAAGAGCAAATTTAAG CTATTGTACTTTGACCAAGAAGAAAGTGGTGGACTGAGCCTTGCATTACAG GAAGATAGTTCAAAAACGGGAAAAGTCACATCTGCCGGCATGTATTTTCTTGGTTTTCCAGTTTATCACATGGATCAAACCCAGACCTTG GTACCAGCCTCAAAGGATCCAGACTCTGCATTTTTCAAGAAACTGGATGGATTTCAACCATGCGAGATAACTGAGCTAAAAGCTGGCACTCATGTCTTCGCAGTTTATG GtgacaatttttttaaaagtgtgaGCTACAGCATCGAAGTTGTATGTGCAGCACCTTTTATCGAGGAAAAAGAAAACCTTAGAGCAATAGAAgctcaaattttatcaaaaaggGTGGAACTGTCTAAATTTGAAACAGAATATAGGGAG GTCTTAGCACAATTTACCGAGATGACTAGTAGATATGCACAAGAAATGCAAACT ATTGACGAACTTCTAAAGCACCGCAATGAAATTCATGCTTCCTATACAACTCTTCCCGCGATGAAACGTAGCAGTAGCATTCGAAGTAAGAACAAAGGTGGATTAAAGGAGGCTAGTGTAGATGGCCCATTAAGAGAAAAGAAGCCTTCAAGAGACcggacgaagaagaagaagtggTTCAACATTCCCTTAAAGGTTGACAAAAGGAAACCTTGTTAG